Proteins encoded by one window of Halomonas chromatireducens:
- a CDS encoding MFS transporter, with protein sequence MSRQLLAMALAPLLGLFILGIGNGFLATLITLRLDAAGESPVVIGWVSSAYFIGLALGAMFNDRLLLRIGHIRAYGTFASLVAVTVLLQGLWLDPISWFGLRLIGGWATVGVYLVIESWLLTSGDQKVRGRLLALYMISLYAAGVLGQLLLGVTDAMGVTAPFMVIGMLASLSVLPMAMIPRVSPLIEHAEPLSPIRLITLTPTGVMGSFGSGLAVAAVYSLLPLYLQRIGLTVNQIGQMMAVVILGAMLLQYPIGRWSDRHDRQMVLILIGTFCTLISAGMLLLPPNIWVMAGLLFLLGGGVFALYPVAVGHAADRAPAGALVRMSQGLLLINAIGSTVSPPLISPVMAAVGDAGLFWAFGAMSIGMVAFFAWRRSVRPAPLPVAPFTPTTPMSSAGAELAVTEELMQGATEHEHVEDLSDAVPDVETVEPLVGPPPPDEAHIAYYEDEEPRHAEAPDHEQLVDETTSSSRD encoded by the coding sequence ATGTCGCGGCAACTGCTGGCCATGGCCCTGGCGCCCCTGCTGGGGCTTTTCATTCTGGGGATCGGCAATGGCTTCCTGGCCACGCTGATCACCTTGCGCCTGGATGCCGCAGGCGAGTCGCCGGTGGTCATCGGCTGGGTCTCGTCGGCCTATTTCATCGGCCTGGCGCTGGGGGCGATGTTCAACGACCGGCTGCTGCTGCGAATTGGCCATATCCGCGCCTATGGCACCTTTGCTTCGCTGGTTGCGGTCACCGTGCTGCTGCAGGGGCTGTGGCTCGACCCCATCTCCTGGTTCGGGCTGCGCCTGATTGGCGGCTGGGCCACCGTGGGGGTCTACCTGGTCATCGAGAGCTGGCTGCTCACGTCCGGTGACCAGAAGGTTCGTGGCCGGCTGCTGGCGCTCTACATGATCTCGCTGTATGCCGCCGGTGTCCTCGGCCAACTGCTGCTGGGTGTGACCGATGCCATGGGTGTCACCGCTCCCTTCATGGTGATCGGCATGCTGGCGTCGCTGTCGGTGCTGCCCATGGCGATGATCCCGCGGGTGTCCCCCCTTATCGAGCATGCTGAGCCGCTCTCGCCGATACGCCTGATCACCCTGACGCCTACCGGGGTCATGGGCAGCTTCGGCTCCGGGCTGGCGGTGGCCGCCGTCTATTCGCTGCTGCCGCTCTATCTGCAGCGTATCGGCCTGACGGTCAATCAGATCGGCCAGATGATGGCGGTGGTGATCCTTGGGGCGATGCTTCTGCAGTATCCCATCGGCCGCTGGTCCGATCGCCACGATCGCCAGATGGTGCTGATCCTGATCGGCACCTTCTGTACGCTGATATCGGCTGGCATGCTGCTGTTGCCGCCGAATATCTGGGTGATGGCGGGGCTGCTTTTCCTGCTCGGTGGCGGCGTCTTCGCGCTTTATCCGGTCGCGGTCGGCCATGCCGCAGACCGTGCCCCGGCAGGTGCCCTGGTGCGCATGAGCCAGGGCCTGCTGCTGATCAATGCCATCGGCTCCACCGTGAGTCCGCCGCTGATTTCGCCGGTCATGGCGGCGGTGGGCGATGCGGGCCTGTTCTGGGCCTTCGGAGCCATGAGCATCGGCATGGTGGCCTTCTTCGCCTGGCGGCGTAGCGTGCGTCCGGCGCCGTTGCCGGTGGCACCGTTCACGCCAACGACGCCAATGTCCTCGGCCGGCGCCGAGCTGGCGGTAACCGAGGAGCTGATGCAAGGCGCAACCGAGCATGAGCATGTCGAGGACCTGTCCGACGCAGTGCCGGATGTGGAGACGGTCGAGCCACTGGTTGGCCCGCCGCCTCCCGATGAGGCGCATATCGCTTACTATGAAGATGAGGAAC